The following DNA comes from Enterocloster bolteae.
GCTGGAAGAGGAACAGCAGAATCTGGAACTGAAGGACAACGGGGTTTGTGTGAGGAACAATCCTGAAAAGAAGGCCTCCCTGGAGGAAGTCATCACGCACGCAAGGAAAGTGAACCAGAGGGATATATGCTGTGCGGACACATTTGCCTCCTATGCCCTGGCCATGTCTTACGGCGCACATTTTGTAAAGGTATCGGTGGATACCCGGACCGGCGGGGTAAAGGTCCTGGAATATACGGCGGTGCACGATGTGGGGAAGGCGCTCAATCCCATGTCTGTGGAAGGCCAGATCGAAGGCGCGGTGCAGATGGGACTTGGATACGCACTCTCAGAGGGAATCATAATTGACAGCGGGGGAAAGGTAAAAAACACTACCTTTAAGCAGTACCATATTATGAATGCCGGTGAGATGCCGCCTATCAAGGTGGGACTGGTGGAGGAGACAGAACCCACCGGGCCATATGGGGCAAAGAGCATCGGGGAGTGTTCGGTGGTACCCTCAGCCGGGGCAATTGCAAATGCTGTGGCCAATGCAATCGGATGTGAGGTGCACCGTCTGCCGTTAAAACCGGATACAGTGCTTGAACTCCTGGCCCGGGAACATGAGACAGTTGAAAGAAGGGATGGAATCACCTTATGAGATTTGAAGATAAAGTAGCGGCAATCACAGGCGCGGGCCAGGGGCTGGGCGCGGGTTTTGCAAAGGCATTTGCCAAAGAGGGCGCTGTCGCAGTCCTGATAGGAAGGACCGGAGGCAAGCTGCAGGCGGTTGCAGAGGAAATCAGGAAAGAGGGCGGCCGGGCCCTTGTGAAAGTCTGCGACATCGCGGTGCCCGAACAGGTGGAGCAGTGCTTCAGGGAAATTGAACAGGAAGCGGGAAGTGTGGATGTGCTTGTCAATAATGCGGCCTATCACAAGTCGGTTCCCGTGGTTGAGACATCAAACGAGGAATGGCTGAGCCAGATTTCCATTAATCTCAACGGAACCTTTTTCTGCACAAAGGCAGTCCTGCCGGCCATGATACGGAACCGGTACGGAAAAATCATCAACATCAGTTCCTCGGCCGCCAAACACTTCTTTCCCGGATTTGGCGCGTACGCAGCATCAAAAGGCGGAATCGTAAGCTTCACCCATACGCTGTCCGAGGAAGTCAAGCAATACGGAATCAATGTGAATGCCATATACCTGGGAATGACCAATACGGAGCATACAAGGGAACGGATGGACAGCGATCAGGCAGTGACTATTGATTTGGATTCCATGCTCCAGGTGGAGGATGTGGCGGAAGTGGTGACATTTCTGGCATCGGACGCAGCGGCCCCGATTATGGGAGCGGCCATTGATGTGTTTGGAAAGAAATCATAAGCAGGTTGAGTTATAAGCAGGTTGAACTATAAGCAGGATGAAATAAAACACGGAGGATCATACATGCTGAATATTAACGCAAAAGCAATGAAAGTAGTACGGGAGATTATAGAGGACGCGGACGCCCTTGGGTGTAAGGTGATCAAAATGGACTGCGGGGCAACCCTCATTGACATGGGAATTAACTGTGAGGGAAGCTGGAAGGCAGGGGTTCTGTTCACAAGGGCCTCCATGGGAGATATGAGCACGGTTACCCTTGGGGAATTCAGGCTCAATGAGGATTATACCTTTGCTTCGGTGGAAGTGCTGGTCAACAAGCCTCTTATTGCCTGCATGGCATCCCAGATAGCAGGATGGAAACTGGGTGACGGGGAATTCGCAACCATTGGTTCCGGCCCTGCCAGGTCCATCGCCCATGTGGACTCAGACTGGTACTTTGAGATGACGGATTACAGGGAAGAAAATAACGAGGCAGTGCTGTGCCTGCAGGATGTGAAGTATCCCACGGACCAGATGGCCATGGAGGTGGCAAAGGCCTGTAACGTTAAGCCGGAGGATACGTATATCCTTATTTCCGACAGTACCTGCGTGGTTGCCTCCATCCAGGTGTCGGGCAGGATGCTGGAACAGACCTGCCACAAGATGTTTGAGAAGGGATTTGACGCGGGACAGATTGTGATGATCCGGGGAACTGCCCCCATAGCCCCCATTGTTAAGGATGAAATGAAGTCAATGGGCCGTATCAATGACGCCCTTATCTACGGCAGCAGCGTGGAAATCTGGGTGGATGCATCAGACGAGGCCATTGAGAAGGTGATTCCGGGGCTGGTGGGCAAGACTTCGTCTCCCTGCTACGGGCAATTATTTGAGGATGTGTTTGAGAAAGCGGGAAGAGACTTCTTCTATGTTGATCACGATGTGCATTCCCTGGGAAGGGTGCAGATTCACAATATTAATACGGGAAAGGCATTCTGCGGGGGAGAAATAAATTACAAGGTATTGGAAAAGTCATTTTTATATTAATTTAAATACGCAATGGCGAAGAAGAGGATTAGGAGGAAATAAAATGGCACTAAGTAAAGAACGGCTTCTGAAGGTATACCGGGACATGGTAATGATCCGCAGATTTGAGGAGGTAATTGAGGAGTATGCTGCAAACGGAACGATTCCCGGATTCGTACATCTGTCCATTGGCCAGGAAGCGTGTCAGGCAGGTGTGGTGGACGCCCTGAAAAAGACAGATTATAAGTTCCCGGATCACAGGGGACACGGAGCCATTGCTCTGTGCGGAACAGACCCTAAATTAGTGATGGCTGAGATATTTGCAAAGGAGACAGGAATCAACCACGGACGGGGCGGCTCCATGCATGTCAATGACCTGGAGTGCAGGAACATGGGATTTAACGGAATCCAGGGCTCCACCATGGTGACCTGTCTGGGAACTGCATTTGCCTCTGTGTACAATGGGACGGATGACGTAACGGCAGTATTCCTCGGAGACGGAACACTGGGAGAGGGAACCTGCCATGAGAGCATGAATATGGCGGCCACCTGGAAGCTTCCCATTATCTACTGTCTGGTAAATAACGGATACGCCATATCCACGCGCTACGAGGAAGCCCATCCCCAGAAGGAGTTAAAAACATGGGGCGAGGGATACGAAGTACCCAGCTTCCGCCTGGACGGAAATGACATCGAGGCAGTCATCGAGGCAGTGGAAAAGGCCGCGGACCGCGCCAGAAAGGGCGAGGGCCCCACTGTACTGGAATTTATGACATACCGCTGGCAGGGACATTTCGCAGGCGATCCCGCCGCTTACCGCCCGGAGGACGAGGTATCTTACTGGGTCAATGACAGGGATCCCCTGAAGCTTACCAAGGCAATCCTCCTTGAGAGGGAGCAGGTTGAGCCGGCTGTGCTCCAGGCGGTTGAAGAGGAAGAAGAAAAACATGTGCAGGAGATGCTTAAATTCTCTCTGGAGAGTGAGTATCCGGGAATTGAGACTG
Coding sequences within:
- the mch gene encoding methenyltetrahydromethanopterin cyclohydrolase, with protein sequence MLNINAKAMKVVREIIEDADALGCKVIKMDCGATLIDMGINCEGSWKAGVLFTRASMGDMSTVTLGEFRLNEDYTFASVEVLVNKPLIACMASQIAGWKLGDGEFATIGSGPARSIAHVDSDWYFEMTDYREENNEAVLCLQDVKYPTDQMAMEVAKACNVKPEDTYILISDSTCVVASIQVSGRMLEQTCHKMFEKGFDAGQIVMIRGTAPIAPIVKDEMKSMGRINDALIYGSSVEIWVDASDEAIEKVIPGLVGKTSSPCYGQLFEDVFEKAGRDFFYVDHDVHSLGRVQIHNINTGKAFCGGEINYKVLEKSFLY
- a CDS encoding thiamine pyrophosphate-dependent dehydrogenase E1 component subunit alpha, translating into MALSKERLLKVYRDMVMIRRFEEVIEEYAANGTIPGFVHLSIGQEACQAGVVDALKKTDYKFPDHRGHGAIALCGTDPKLVMAEIFAKETGINHGRGGSMHVNDLECRNMGFNGIQGSTMVTCLGTAFASVYNGTDDVTAVFLGDGTLGEGTCHESMNMAATWKLPIIYCLVNNGYAISTRYEEAHPQKELKTWGEGYEVPSFRLDGNDIEAVIEAVEKAADRARKGEGPTVLEFMTYRWQGHFAGDPAAYRPEDEVSYWVNDRDPLKLTKAILLEREQVEPAVLQAVEEEEEKHVQEMLKFSLESEYPGIETATTYTYADREVELR
- a CDS encoding SDR family NAD(P)-dependent oxidoreductase encodes the protein MRFEDKVAAITGAGQGLGAGFAKAFAKEGAVAVLIGRTGGKLQAVAEEIRKEGGRALVKVCDIAVPEQVEQCFREIEQEAGSVDVLVNNAAYHKSVPVVETSNEEWLSQISINLNGTFFCTKAVLPAMIRNRYGKIINISSSAAKHFFPGFGAYAASKGGIVSFTHTLSEEVKQYGINVNAIYLGMTNTEHTRERMDSDQAVTIDLDSMLQVEDVAEVVTFLASDAAAPIMGAAIDVFGKKS